A window of Tautonia plasticadhaerens contains these coding sequences:
- a CDS encoding right-handed parallel beta-helix repeat-containing protein, with protein sequence MASVRDFGAAGDGSTDDTEAIRHAVEAGDGSIAFDRGTYLLSSPVEVDLSRSGPISIRGDGTARVVMRGEGPAFRVVGSHEGTADPGSQTPSVATRERMPTVSGIEIFGEHDGAVGVELTGTVQATLQGIHIRQCLIGVHLTRRNRNLLLDACHIYDGRGPAIGVYFDGVNLHQAIISACHISYQRHAGIKVARSEVRNLQITGNDIEYNDADREGDPDSADVWIDAREGTVREGTIASNTIQAKPSPDGSNVRIEGPERDDAAGAGLWTIVGNVLQDQERNLWLRRCRAVAVSGNSFASAERHSVDIDGCRIINLGANTIDHNPDYRGSYRDGIVVRRSSAVSMTGLILEGVRSGRPDRGAAIAVRDSEAVTIGHCQVLDPTARGVELDGVRGAIVEGCTVIDRRPEPSMTEAIRLRGRCPGVSIRGNVVSGGEAAIVVDRGGDGVSVDGTVAFPGAG encoded by the coding sequence ATGGCATCCGTCCGAGATTTTGGCGCCGCCGGAGACGGCTCGACCGACGACACCGAGGCGATCCGCCACGCGGTCGAGGCCGGGGACGGCTCGATCGCGTTCGACCGGGGCACCTATCTCCTCTCGAGCCCGGTCGAGGTCGACCTCTCCCGCTCCGGCCCGATTTCGATCAGGGGGGACGGCACCGCCCGGGTGGTGATGAGGGGCGAGGGGCCCGCGTTCCGGGTCGTCGGCTCCCACGAGGGGACGGCCGACCCGGGATCGCAGACCCCCTCGGTGGCGACCCGGGAGCGGATGCCGACCGTCTCCGGGATCGAGATCTTCGGCGAGCACGACGGCGCCGTCGGGGTCGAGCTGACGGGCACGGTCCAGGCCACCCTCCAGGGCATCCACATCCGTCAGTGCCTCATCGGCGTGCACCTGACCCGGAGGAACCGGAACCTCCTGCTCGACGCCTGCCACATCTACGACGGCCGGGGCCCGGCGATCGGCGTCTACTTCGACGGGGTGAACCTGCACCAGGCGATCATCTCGGCCTGCCACATCAGCTATCAGCGGCATGCGGGCATCAAGGTCGCCCGGAGCGAGGTCCGCAACCTCCAGATCACCGGCAACGACATCGAGTACAACGACGCCGACCGGGAGGGGGACCCCGACTCGGCCGACGTCTGGATCGACGCCCGAGAGGGGACGGTCCGGGAGGGGACGATCGCCTCGAACACGATCCAGGCCAAGCCCAGCCCCGACGGGTCGAACGTCCGGATCGAGGGCCCCGAGCGGGACGACGCGGCGGGGGCCGGCCTCTGGACGATCGTCGGCAACGTGCTCCAGGACCAGGAGCGGAACCTCTGGCTCCGGCGATGCCGGGCGGTGGCCGTCTCCGGCAACTCGTTCGCGTCGGCCGAGCGGCACTCGGTCGACATCGACGGATGCCGGATCATCAACCTCGGGGCGAACACGATCGACCACAACCCCGACTACCGGGGGTCCTATCGCGACGGGATCGTCGTCCGCCGCTCCTCGGCGGTGTCGATGACCGGCCTGATCCTCGAAGGGGTCCGGTCGGGACGGCCCGATCGCGGGGCCGCGATCGCGGTCCGGGACTCGGAGGCGGTCACCATCGGCCATTGCCAGGTGCTCGACCCGACGGCGAGGGGCGTCGAGCTGGACGGCGTCCGGGGGGCGATCGTCGAGGGCTGCACCGTGATCGACCGGAGGCCGGAGCCCTCCATGACCGAGGCGATCCGCCTGAGGGGACGCTGCCCCGGGGTCTCGATCCGGGGCAACGTGGTCTCGGGGGGCGAGGCCGCGATCGTCGTCGACCGCGGAGGGGACGGGGTGTCGGTGGATGGGACGGTCGCCTTCCCCGGCGCCGGTTGA
- a CDS encoding YncE family protein, which yields MPDPTRRALLSILAVMVPLPALADDPAAEGTRRLLYVAAPGIRNYLEYGGHGLLVFDVDDGHRLLRRIPTGGLDDDGSPINVKGICASAETDRVYISTIETLMCLDLETDELLWEKAYEGGCDRMSLSPDGKTIYLPSFEKEHWHVVDAMTGDVIARIVPDSGAHNTVYGPDGRFAYLAGLRSPLLTVADTSTHTIAGTVGPFAASIRPFTVDGSQTRCYVCVNDLLGFEVGDLATGEKLARVEVRGFEKGPVKRHGCPSHGIGLTPDESEVWVMDATNQRVHIFDNTTFPPEQAGSIAVREEPGWITFSLDGTLAWPSTGDVIDVASREIIATLADEHGNPVMSEKVVEVQFEGDEPVRAGDQFGLGRVRGD from the coding sequence ATGCCCGACCCGACCCGACGCGCCTTGCTCTCCATCCTCGCCGTGATGGTCCCCCTCCCCGCCCTCGCCGACGACCCGGCGGCCGAGGGCACCCGGAGGCTCCTCTACGTCGCCGCACCGGGCATCCGCAACTACCTCGAGTACGGCGGCCACGGCCTGCTCGTCTTCGACGTCGACGACGGCCATCGCCTCCTCCGACGCATCCCGACCGGGGGCCTGGACGACGACGGGTCGCCGATCAACGTCAAGGGCATCTGCGCCAGCGCCGAGACCGACCGCGTCTACATCAGCACGATCGAGACGCTCATGTGCCTCGACCTGGAGACCGACGAACTGCTCTGGGAGAAGGCCTACGAGGGGGGCTGCGACCGCATGTCCCTCTCCCCCGACGGGAAGACGATCTACCTCCCGTCGTTCGAGAAGGAGCACTGGCACGTGGTCGACGCGATGACCGGCGACGTGATCGCCAGGATCGTCCCCGACTCCGGCGCCCACAACACGGTCTACGGCCCGGACGGCCGCTTCGCCTACCTCGCCGGGCTGCGGTCGCCGCTGCTGACCGTCGCGGACACCTCGACGCACACCATCGCCGGGACCGTCGGCCCCTTCGCCGCATCGATCCGCCCGTTCACGGTCGACGGCTCCCAGACGCGATGCTACGTCTGCGTGAACGACCTGCTCGGCTTCGAGGTCGGCGACCTCGCCACCGGCGAGAAGCTCGCCCGGGTCGAGGTCCGGGGCTTCGAGAAGGGCCCGGTCAAGCGCCACGGCTGCCCCAGCCACGGCATCGGCCTCACGCCGGACGAGTCGGAGGTCTGGGTGATGGACGCGACGAATCAGCGGGTCCATATCTTCGACAACACCACGTTCCCGCCCGAGCAGGCCGGGAGCATCGCCGTCCGGGAGGAGCCCGGCTGGATCACCTTCAGCCTCGACGGCACCCTCGCCTGGCCCTCGACCGGCGACGTGATCGACGTCGCCTCGCGCGAGATCATCGCCACCCTCGCCGACGAGCACGGCAACCCCGTCATGAGCGAGAAGGTGGTCGAGGTCCAGTTCGAGGGGGACGAGCCCGTCCGGGCCGGCGACCAGTTCGGCCTCGGCCGGGTGAGGGGAGACTGA
- the dps gene encoding DNA starvation/stationary phase protection protein Dps — MATKQKSRMFRTRVDLPADRREKLMTLLNQHVADALDLYTQVKQVHWNVKGRHFLSIHELTDAFSGEIIAFIDELGERVTALGGYVTGTVRMAAESTTLPEYPTDVIDGMDHVETIVERIGHFANSVRAAIDSSEEIGDKDTADLFTEISRLVDKRLWFFEAHLQGEGDNE, encoded by the coding sequence ATGGCGACCAAGCAGAAGTCGCGAATGTTCCGGACCCGGGTCGACCTCCCCGCCGACCGCCGCGAGAAGCTGATGACGCTGCTCAACCAGCACGTCGCCGACGCGCTCGACCTCTACACCCAGGTCAAGCAGGTGCACTGGAACGTCAAGGGGCGTCACTTCCTCTCGATCCACGAGCTGACCGACGCGTTCTCCGGCGAGATCATCGCGTTCATCGACGAGCTCGGCGAGCGCGTGACCGCCCTGGGAGGCTACGTCACCGGCACGGTCCGCATGGCCGCCGAGTCCACGACCCTCCCCGAGTACCCGACGGATGTCATCGACGGCATGGATCACGTCGAGACGATCGTCGAGCGCATCGGCCACTTCGCCAACAGCGTCCGGGCCGCGATCGACTCGTCCGAGGAAATCGGCGACAAGGACACCGCCGACCTGTTCACCGAGATCAGCCGGCTGGTCGACAAGCGGCTCTGGTTCTTCGAGGCCCACCTCCAGGGCGAGGGGGACAACGAGTGA
- the plsX gene encoding phosphate acyltransferase PlsX gives MRIVLDAMGGDHAPGPIVEGAVEAVRGEPGLSVVLVGDQPRVEAELGRFPDAPRDRLPVVHAAEVVGMEEKPVEALRRKRDNSISRSWALMAAGEVSGIVSAGSTGAMVASALFNAKMFLPGVRRPGIAAIFPSHQGPVVIVDVGANMNARPEDLYQYGLMGAVYAEQILGVDQPRIGILNVGSEEAKGTDLTRSAAALFRAGPIHGRFIGNVEGRDIYEGHARVVVCEGFVGNVLLKAGEGAVEFLFAELKQEMARLLPEIPEEAGGKLIASLRGLKRRYEYHEYGGGPLLGIRGSCIICHGSSDARAIKNALRVASTLATDRVNDQIIRDLEAAPKVEEVVLPKAEDASQAKPEQP, from the coding sequence ATGCGGATCGTGCTGGACGCGATGGGGGGCGACCACGCCCCCGGGCCGATCGTCGAGGGTGCCGTCGAGGCGGTCCGGGGGGAACCCGGCCTGAGCGTCGTCCTGGTCGGCGACCAGCCCCGGGTCGAGGCCGAGTTGGGCCGCTTCCCCGACGCGCCGAGGGACCGACTGCCGGTCGTCCACGCCGCCGAGGTCGTCGGCATGGAGGAGAAGCCGGTCGAGGCGTTGCGCCGGAAGCGGGACAACTCGATCTCCCGGAGCTGGGCCCTGATGGCCGCCGGGGAGGTCAGCGGGATCGTCTCGGCCGGCAGCACCGGCGCGATGGTCGCCTCGGCCCTCTTCAACGCCAAGATGTTCTTGCCCGGCGTCCGGCGCCCCGGGATCGCCGCGATCTTCCCCTCGCACCAGGGGCCGGTGGTGATCGTCGACGTCGGCGCCAACATGAACGCCCGCCCCGAGGACCTGTACCAGTACGGCCTGATGGGGGCCGTCTATGCCGAGCAGATCCTCGGCGTCGATCAACCCCGGATCGGCATCCTCAACGTCGGCAGCGAGGAAGCCAAGGGGACCGACCTGACCCGATCCGCCGCCGCCCTGTTCCGGGCGGGGCCGATCCACGGCCGGTTCATCGGCAACGTCGAGGGCCGGGACATCTACGAGGGCCACGCCCGGGTCGTGGTCTGCGAGGGGTTCGTGGGCAATGTCCTGCTGAAGGCCGGGGAGGGGGCCGTCGAGTTCCTCTTCGCCGAGCTGAAGCAGGAGATGGCCCGCCTCTTGCCCGAGATCCCCGAGGAGGCCGGGGGCAAGCTCATCGCCTCGCTCCGGGGCCTGAAGCGACGCTACGAGTACCACGAATACGGCGGCGGCCCCCTGCTGGGCATCCGGGGCTCCTGCATCATCTGCCACGGCTCCAGCGACGCCCGGGCCATCAAGAACGCCTTGAGGGTCGCCTCGACGCTCGCCACCGACCGCGTCAACGACCAGATCATCCGGGACCTGGAGGCCGCCCCCAAGGTCGAGGAGGTGGTGCTTCCGAAGGCCGAGGACGCTTCGCAGGCGAAGCCCGAGCAGCCATAA
- the fabD gene encoding ACP S-malonyltransferase — MSKVAFLFPGQGAQAVGMGKELYEQVPAARELFDRADSALGIPLSRLCFEGPTEALEATDVSQPAIYVASLAALEDLKAREPDLVSSAAGAAGLSLGEYTALTFAGAVGFEDGLRIVRRRGEAMQAAALATPSGMTSVLGLDEAKVDELIARVASSGGGTIRKANMLCPGNIVVSGGREALGYVEPIATELGAMKVIPLAVAGAFHTDLMKPADEQLAEVLAASDLKPPRIPVYSNVSGAPHGDDLDEIREALAIQVTRGVLWEASMRRMMADGFDTFYEIGPGRVLTGLLRRIDRKTPCTSVPAR; from the coding sequence ATGAGCAAGGTCGCCTTCCTCTTCCCCGGCCAGGGCGCCCAGGCCGTCGGCATGGGCAAGGAGCTGTACGAGCAGGTCCCGGCGGCCCGGGAGCTGTTCGATCGGGCCGATTCGGCCCTGGGGATCCCGCTGTCGAGGCTCTGCTTCGAGGGGCCCACCGAGGCGCTGGAGGCGACCGACGTCAGCCAGCCGGCCATCTACGTCGCCAGCCTCGCGGCCCTCGAAGACCTGAAGGCGAGGGAGCCCGACCTCGTCTCCTCCGCCGCCGGGGCGGCCGGGCTGAGCCTGGGAGAGTACACCGCACTCACCTTCGCCGGGGCGGTCGGCTTCGAGGACGGCCTCCGGATCGTCCGACGCCGGGGGGAGGCGATGCAGGCCGCCGCCCTCGCCACCCCCAGCGGCATGACCAGCGTGCTCGGCCTGGATGAGGCCAAGGTCGATGAGCTGATCGCGCGTGTCGCCTCCTCCGGCGGCGGGACGATCCGGAAGGCGAACATGCTCTGCCCCGGGAACATCGTCGTCTCGGGAGGTAGGGAGGCCCTGGGATACGTCGAGCCGATCGCCACCGAGCTGGGGGCGATGAAGGTCATCCCCCTGGCCGTCGCCGGCGCCTTCCACACCGACCTGATGAAGCCGGCCGATGAGCAGCTCGCCGAGGTCCTCGCGGCCAGCGACCTGAAGCCGCCTCGCATCCCCGTCTACTCCAACGTCTCGGGGGCCCCGCACGGCGACGACCTCGACGAGATCCGCGAGGCGCTGGCGATCCAGGTCACCCGGGGGGTGCTCTGGGAGGCCTCGATGCGGCGGATGATGGCCGACGGCTTCGACACCTTCTATGAGATCGGCCCCGGCCGGGTCCTGACCGGACTGCTCAGGCGGATCGACCGCAAGACCCCCTGCACCAGCGTCCCGGCCCGGTAG
- a CDS encoding Uma2 family endonuclease has translation MSTSRIRRRIRLGKHSNGMIMTPEEFDAVTEVDERYVYELIHGVLIVSPPPGEGERDPNGELEYLLRRHKEDHPQGSLLDKTLSEQYVHLPDSRRRADRVLWIGLGRVPDPAKDVPTIVVEFVSKRKRDRVRDFEEKRREYLDLGVHEYWIIDRFSRSMTVVRRTPAGPEEVVVPESGTYQSPSLPGFELPLSRLLSLADHWGEGGRPRPPR, from the coding sequence ATGAGCACGTCCCGCATCCGCCGACGGATCCGGCTCGGCAAGCACTCAAACGGCATGATCATGACGCCGGAGGAGTTCGACGCCGTCACCGAGGTCGACGAGCGTTATGTCTACGAGCTGATCCATGGAGTCCTCATCGTGAGCCCCCCGCCCGGCGAAGGCGAACGCGACCCGAATGGAGAGCTCGAATACCTCCTCAGGAGGCACAAGGAGGACCATCCCCAGGGCTCGCTCCTCGACAAGACCCTCTCGGAGCAGTACGTCCATCTCCCGGACAGCCGACGCCGGGCCGATCGCGTCCTCTGGATCGGCCTCGGCCGGGTCCCGGACCCGGCGAAGGACGTGCCGACGATCGTCGTCGAGTTCGTCTCGAAGCGGAAGCGGGACCGGGTCCGGGACTTCGAGGAGAAGCGTCGGGAGTACCTCGACCTCGGCGTGCACGAATACTGGATCATCGATCGCTTCTCCCGGTCGATGACCGTCGTCCGTCGCACCCCGGCCGGGCCCGAAGAGGTGGTCGTGCCCGAGTCGGGCACCTACCAGAGCCCCTCGCTGCCCGGCTTCGAGCTGCCCCTGTCCCGGCTGCTCTCCCTGGCCGATCACTGGGGGGAGGGTGGCCGTCCCCGACCGCCCCGCTGA
- the fabG gene encoding 3-oxoacyl-[acyl-carrier-protein] reductase: MAADVPTPTGCRVDLTGQVALVTGASRGIGRAIAERLASCGASVAAVARSADGLQETIGAIRAAGGTAEAFAGSVASSEEVNRIVGEVEAKFEKVHVLVNNAGITRDGLMLRMEDEAFREVLETNLLGAFYFTRAVGALMMRQRYGRIVNISSVAGLMGNPGQANYSASKAGLIGFTRTVARELASRNITVNAVAPGFVETDMTGVLPDKIKEAVKEHVPMKKFGQVEDIADLVCYLSGPGARYLTGQVVAVDGGMTA, encoded by the coding sequence ATGGCCGCCGACGTTCCCACTCCAACCGGTTGCAGGGTCGACTTGACGGGGCAGGTCGCCCTGGTGACGGGGGCCTCCCGGGGCATCGGCCGTGCGATCGCCGAGCGGCTGGCGTCCTGCGGTGCCTCGGTCGCCGCCGTGGCCCGGTCGGCCGACGGGCTGCAGGAGACGATCGGGGCCATCCGGGCCGCCGGGGGGACCGCAGAGGCCTTCGCCGGCAGCGTGGCCTCCTCCGAGGAGGTCAATCGGATCGTCGGCGAGGTGGAGGCGAAATTCGAGAAGGTGCACGTCCTGGTCAACAATGCCGGGATCACCCGAGACGGCCTGATGCTCCGCATGGAGGACGAGGCCTTCCGGGAGGTGCTGGAGACCAACCTCCTCGGCGCCTTCTATTTCACCCGGGCCGTCGGCGCGCTGATGATGCGGCAGCGGTACGGCAGGATCGTGAACATCTCCAGCGTCGCCGGCCTGATGGGCAACCCGGGGCAGGCGAACTATTCGGCCAGCAAGGCGGGGCTGATCGGCTTCACGCGGACCGTGGCCCGGGAGCTGGCCAGCCGGAACATCACGGTCAACGCCGTGGCCCCGGGGTTCGTCGAGACGGACATGACCGGCGTGTTGCCCGACAAGATCAAGGAGGCGGTGAAGGAGCACGTGCCGATGAAGAAATTCGGCCAGGTCGAGGACATCGCCGACCTGGTCTGTTACCTGTCGGGCCCCGGGGCCCGCTACTTGACCGGCCAGGTGGTCGCCGTCGACGGCGGCATGACCGCCTGA
- the acpP gene encoding acyl carrier protein, whose amino-acid sequence MSIEERVVEIVSEQMGVAKDQISRETEFIKDLGADSLDTVELVMEFEEEFDIQIPDEEAEKIQTVGQAVDYITEHSK is encoded by the coding sequence GTGTCGATCGAAGAACGCGTGGTCGAGATCGTCAGCGAGCAGATGGGCGTCGCCAAGGACCAGATCTCGCGCGAGACCGAGTTCATCAAGGACCTCGGCGCCGACTCGCTGGACACCGTCGAGCTCGTCATGGAGTTCGAGGAGGAGTTCGACATCCAGATCCCCGACGAGGAAGCCGAGAAGATCCAGACCGTCGGGCAGGCGGTCGATTACATCACCGAACATAGCAAGTGA
- the fabF gene encoding beta-ketoacyl-ACP synthase II, with protein sequence MSRRVFITGIGVVTGLGETLKDFWSGLLEGRSGVGPLTLFDTSPFKVHFGGQVRDWDADARFGHKEARRIDRFAQFALVAAESAVKDAGLDLVAAPPVPPERFGVYIGSGIGGLNEFEEQHRNLIDKGPRQISAFTIPKLMVNAASGQISIKYGLKGPTSAVATACASAANAIGDAFKAIQAGWADAMVTGGSEAAITHMGLGGFASMRALSTRNDDPQRASRPFDKDRDGFVLAEGAGVLIIEAEEVARARGARVYAELLGYGMSADGSHITAPDEEGRGAERAMRMCLQDARCNPDQVGYINAHGTSTGLGDLAETKAMKTIFGDHAKHGLMVSSTKSHLGHLLGASGGVELVASCLAIHRGVLPPTINLDEPGEGCDLDYIPHTAREVRVDRVMSNSFGFGGHNASLLIGRP encoded by the coding sequence ATGTCGCGTCGCGTCTTCATTACGGGCATCGGTGTGGTCACCGGCCTGGGCGAGACCCTCAAGGACTTCTGGTCCGGCCTGCTGGAGGGCCGCAGCGGGGTCGGCCCGCTGACGCTCTTCGACACCTCCCCGTTCAAGGTCCACTTCGGCGGCCAGGTCCGGGACTGGGATGCCGACGCCCGGTTCGGCCACAAGGAGGCCCGCCGGATCGATCGGTTCGCGCAGTTCGCCCTGGTGGCCGCCGAGTCGGCCGTGAAGGACGCCGGGCTCGACCTCGTCGCCGCGCCCCCCGTGCCGCCGGAACGCTTCGGCGTCTACATCGGCTCGGGCATCGGCGGCCTCAACGAGTTCGAGGAGCAGCATCGCAACCTGATCGACAAGGGCCCCCGACAGATCAGCGCCTTCACCATCCCCAAGCTGATGGTCAACGCCGCCAGCGGCCAGATCTCGATCAAATACGGCCTGAAAGGCCCCACCTCGGCCGTCGCGACCGCCTGCGCCAGCGCCGCCAACGCGATCGGCGACGCCTTCAAGGCCATCCAGGCCGGCTGGGCCGACGCCATGGTCACCGGCGGCTCCGAGGCCGCGATCACCCACATGGGCCTCGGCGGCTTCGCCTCCATGCGGGCCCTCTCCACCCGCAACGACGACCCCCAACGTGCCAGCCGCCCGTTCGACAAGGACCGGGACGGCTTCGTCCTCGCGGAGGGGGCCGGCGTCCTGATCATCGAGGCCGAGGAGGTCGCCCGGGCCCGGGGGGCCCGGGTCTACGCCGAATTGCTCGGCTACGGCATGTCGGCCGACGGCTCCCACATCACCGCCCCCGACGAGGAAGGCCGGGGCGCCGAGCGCGCCATGCGGATGTGCCTGCAGGACGCCCGCTGCAACCCCGATCAGGTCGGCTACATCAACGCCCACGGGACCAGCACCGGCCTCGGCGACCTGGCCGAGACCAAGGCCATGAAGACGATCTTCGGCGACCACGCCAAGCACGGGCTGATGGTCTCCAGCACCAAGAGCCACCTCGGCCACCTGCTCGGCGCCTCCGGCGGGGTGGAGCTGGTCGCCTCCTGCCTGGCGATCCATCGGGGCGTCCTGCCGCCGACGATCAACCTGGACGAGCCCGGCGAGGGGTGCGACCTGGACTACATCCCCCACACGGCCCGGGAGGTCCGGGTCGACCGGGTCATGTCCAACAGCTTCGGCTTCGGCGGCCACAACGCCAGCCTGCTGATCGGCCGGCCCTGA
- a CDS encoding polysaccharide pyruvyl transferase family protein — protein sequence MILSRRDALRSLLAPALLGVTPGPGRPEAPTVLLRSGWQTENIGDIAHTPGLLALLERHWPEADVILWPGRLDRDVEPMLRRRFPRLRLVREQLVGEPRVDDPTLDEAIARADLLIHGSGPSIVGAAAIRRWRDASEKPFGLFGVTISAIDDDARDLIAAASFVFTRETRSLDLVRDAGLDGTHVRFVPDATFALDLRDESAADRLLGEHGLEPGRFACVVPRLRYTPYWEIRPGSVSEDRIRERTAVNAQFAEQDHAKLREAVVAWVRGTGGKVLIAPEMTYQVDIIRPLVFDPLPDDVKPNVVPLDRFWLTDEAASVYRRAAAVVSMECHSPIIALAGGTPALYVRQPTDTWKGRMYPDLGLGDWLVEVDDATGADLSTRLLAFHEDPDAARGRRDLAIARASDLFRLGISSARGAIRAG from the coding sequence ATGATCCTCTCCCGACGCGACGCCCTGCGATCCCTGCTCGCCCCGGCCCTGCTCGGCGTTACGCCCGGGCCGGGGCGTCCCGAGGCGCCGACGGTCCTGCTCCGGTCCGGGTGGCAGACCGAGAACATCGGCGACATCGCCCACACCCCCGGCCTGCTCGCCCTGCTGGAGCGGCACTGGCCCGAGGCCGACGTCATCCTCTGGCCCGGCCGGCTCGACCGGGACGTCGAGCCGATGCTCCGTCGCCGGTTCCCCCGGCTCCGGCTGGTCCGGGAACAGCTCGTGGGGGAGCCCAGGGTCGACGACCCGACGCTCGACGAGGCGATCGCCCGGGCCGACCTGCTGATCCACGGCTCCGGCCCCTCGATCGTCGGCGCGGCCGCGATCCGACGCTGGCGGGACGCCTCCGAGAAGCCCTTCGGCCTGTTCGGCGTCACGATCAGTGCCATCGACGACGATGCCCGGGACCTGATCGCCGCCGCCTCGTTCGTCTTCACCCGGGAGACCCGGTCGCTCGACCTCGTCCGGGACGCCGGCCTCGACGGCACCCACGTCCGGTTCGTGCCCGACGCCACCTTCGCCCTCGACCTCCGGGACGAGTCGGCGGCCGATCGCCTGCTGGGCGAGCACGGGTTGGAGCCCGGCCGGTTCGCCTGCGTCGTCCCCCGATTGCGTTACACGCCCTACTGGGAGATCCGTCCCGGCTCGGTCTCCGAAGACCGGATCCGGGAGCGGACGGCCGTCAACGCGCAGTTCGCCGAGCAGGACCACGCCAAGCTCCGGGAGGCCGTCGTGGCCTGGGTGCGGGGGACGGGGGGCAAGGTGCTGATCGCCCCGGAGATGACCTACCAGGTCGACATCATCCGCCCCCTCGTCTTCGACCCTCTTCCCGACGACGTGAAGCCGAACGTCGTCCCCCTCGACCGCTTCTGGCTGACCGACGAGGCGGCCTCGGTCTACCGGCGGGCGGCCGCGGTGGTGAGCATGGAGTGCCATTCGCCGATCATCGCCCTGGCCGGCGGCACCCCGGCCCTCTACGTCCGCCAGCCGACGGACACCTGGAAGGGCCGGATGTACCCGGACCTCGGGCTCGGCGACTGGCTCGTCGAGGTCGACGACGCGACCGGCGCCGACCTCTCCACCAGGCTTCTCGCCTTCCACGAGGATCCCGATGCCGCCCGGGGCCGTCGGGACCTGGCGATTGCCCGGGCCTCCGACCTGTTCCGCCTGGGGATCTCCTCGGCCCGGGGGGCGATCCGGGCCGGTTGA
- a CDS encoding HPF/RaiA family ribosome-associated protein: MQLEIRHDRTPLDAKARDHIERRLGFALDRFSRRIDRVTVFLSDQNGPRGGQDLRCRVVVNLPAAEPVVVDATEAGLAPAIDRAAHRARHAVGSLLGRRRSYRPPD, encoded by the coding sequence ATGCAGCTGGAGATCCGCCACGACAGGACCCCGCTCGACGCGAAGGCCCGGGACCACATCGAGCGTCGACTCGGCTTCGCGCTCGACCGATTCTCCCGGCGGATCGATCGCGTCACCGTCTTCCTGTCGGACCAGAACGGCCCACGGGGCGGCCAGGACCTGCGATGCCGGGTCGTGGTGAACTTGCCGGCCGCGGAGCCGGTGGTGGTGGACGCCACCGAGGCGGGACTGGCCCCGGCGATCGACCGGGCCGCCCACCGGGCCAGACACGCCGTCGGCTCGCTCCTCGGCCGTCGCCGATCCTACCGCCCGCCGGACTGA